From the genome of Thermococcus celericrescens:
GGAACGTCAGCGAGATTGGTGATGCCACCTACGTGGCGGAGCATCCCAAGATGCCGTTCACCATCGTGGTCGCGTTCTCGGATTAGTTCGTTCATCTCATGATCCCCACCAGCCTCGAGACGTACGGCATGGACGAGGCTGACAAGCTCTATGTGTACCACACCCTTCTGGAGCTTAACGACAGAATTCACATGATGAAGTTCAGCCTGGGAAGGCCCAATGACGTCGTCAACATCCGCGTTGACCTAGATAAGAAGACCCTTGGCAAGGAGGAGTTCAACGATGCCCTCACCGCCCTGGCGATAGGACTTCTGTCCGGCGTGGAGGCCCTGGGTCTTGAGGAGGAATTTGTGGAGAGGGTCTTCGACCGCATACTCTACATGCTCTTAGAGAGGCTGTTTCCTAAGTAGTGTCTTTCGAAAGATTTAAATACTTTCGTTGCATATTAATATTTGGGGCTAGCAATGCCAAAGTTTTACAAACCCTCCGAGGTTGCAGAACTCCTTAACTACAACAAAGTAACCATAATCCGCTGGATTCACGCTGGAAAAATCAGAGCCATCAAAATAGGTCGGGATTATAGAATCCCCGAAGAAGAAGTTCAAAAACTGCTCGGCAAGAAAAAAGAAACAACAAGAGCAATCCTCTACGCCAGAGTCTCAGGAAGAGACCAAAAAGAAGACCTCGGAACACAACTCAAAACCCTCGAACAATACGCCATCAGCAAAGGCTACCAAATAGTTGAAGAAGTGAAAGAAATCGCCTCCGGACTGAACGAGAATAGAAAAGGCCTCAAAAAACTCATCACCCTCGCAAAAAACAGCGAGTATGACGTTCTCATCATCACTTATCCAGATAGGCTTACACGGTTCGGCTTCAAATATCTGGAAGAACTCTTCTCAGCATACAACGTGAGGATTGAAACAGTCTTCAAAAAAGACAAGACACCACGAGAAGAACTGGTTGAGGACTTAATCGCAATAATAACCAGCTTTGCCGG
Proteins encoded in this window:
- a CDS encoding IS607 family transposase, coding for MPKFYKPSEVAELLNYNKVTIIRWIHAGKIRAIKIGRDYRIPEEEVQKLLGKKKETTRAILYARVSGRDQKEDLGTQLKTLEQYAISKGYQIVEEVKEIASGLNENRKGLKKLITLAKNSEYDVLIITYPDRLTRFGFKYLEELFSAYNVRIETVFKKDKTPREELVEDLIAIITSFAGRLYELRSHKNKKLVQGFKKLLVEVENE